A section of the Ornithinimicrobium sufpigmenti genome encodes:
- a CDS encoding FtsX-like permease family protein, producing MTSWSGFALARARAAAGLLLTLLVLVTVTTGIIAGTVGYSQAAATTAARGALSSGEPTETGVQVQTRLAEDPEAQDSMAREAIVDAFAPAPVSIGRTVVTEPRPVQRDGESFEGRVVLLGGPDLALGGQSSRVEELVSVVEGSWPAVGGPDASGQDASEQDVVRGQGALHVGAAQAWDVSVGDVLVVEDREIEVTATWEPTDTQDAFWFGDDLARTGQVDSDYGPLVVDEGVAREIGTPFVRWPVRPDASEISPDDLAVLAAGAENLRGDLGDVDGVGVRGITIDGDLAPTAATAATNLATARALGVVPLSVLVLVTGLAVVQLARLLTTTREGQVQLLVARGAARRQVLLTGFLESSVVAVLGAALGAVAAWGLMQLVPGGDLVGRTVLTTALVTLVGVLLVLGAVAALQAGRLSGGQAVADRSGRARAATALATLVLVLAAAGVSWWQLDRAGSPLVRRADGTLGTDLVAGAAPALLLAAAAVVAAALLGPLSRAVELATRPSRSAGGHLASAQVSRHLTVYAVPVVLTVLAVGATTMAALYAGTSAQLRDDLADVTEGAPLRADLVRPPATVEPGVVPPPPVDITTLPEIDRATLVWLDDNARVGDLVLPLTAADTGGLDAVANRMAGDRSLVPTGLHQLRSEDGDELLATGAIEVPAGAETLMVELAVERELDPWGFAYLESFEESQEQYLEALAEAGMTAPQEPDPRTAAVLQLDQTVADLAEPTEFEVRLLVRDTATGVANTVPGAPVVVPGLELTYDEDDPTDVTVEPASASDTVEFTLQPGRAVTVEAIEVARAGASGPVFMSYTIDQYIEHEIRLRVRSGGQDLLATTATPWGSQQAMTPNQALADLDRRAAALEEGPYHRQQIEIHSEDNWSMYTESNYVPIDPILDTDGASWTILMGPPSGDPTAGPTLTIAPGAEYVRPPHLGGAVPRDMPTTEDDEASGGPRIPVALTPAAADAAGLVVGDVFELTMSGQRRPAVLTDVVPAVPGRTQPQAALVDSTALGTLLATTQASLPWPSQVWATPAVPVEDAVVALRDQPDLRAVTGPGSVTVTDATSAARLVFWVASAGAVLLALTGIAAMAATLVSARRPEVAVLRALGMEPGAQARSRAAELAGVVLAAVLMGLAAGWAVSALVVPELASATTQPGRVQLPAVLRLEAGPWVILLTAGAVVLGLLTLVLTRQVRGQALDDEYREEVR from the coding sequence ATGACGTCGTGGTCCGGGTTCGCCCTCGCGCGTGCCCGGGCCGCTGCGGGGCTGCTGCTGACCCTGCTGGTCCTCGTCACCGTGACGACCGGCATCATCGCCGGGACAGTCGGCTACTCGCAGGCCGCCGCGACCACCGCCGCCCGGGGGGCGCTGAGCTCTGGGGAGCCCACCGAGACCGGTGTGCAGGTGCAGACACGGCTCGCCGAGGACCCCGAGGCGCAGGACTCCATGGCCCGGGAGGCCATCGTCGACGCCTTCGCGCCCGCCCCGGTCTCCATCGGCCGCACGGTGGTCACCGAGCCGCGGCCGGTGCAGCGCGACGGAGAGTCCTTCGAGGGCCGGGTGGTGCTGCTGGGTGGACCCGACCTCGCCCTGGGCGGACAGAGCTCCCGGGTCGAGGAGCTGGTGTCCGTCGTCGAGGGCAGTTGGCCCGCCGTGGGTGGGCCGGACGCCAGCGGACAGGACGCCAGCGAGCAGGACGTCGTCCGCGGTCAGGGCGCCCTGCACGTCGGGGCCGCGCAGGCCTGGGACGTCTCGGTGGGCGACGTCCTGGTGGTCGAGGACCGCGAGATCGAGGTCACCGCGACGTGGGAGCCGACCGACACCCAGGACGCCTTCTGGTTCGGCGACGACCTGGCCCGCACCGGTCAGGTGGACTCCGACTACGGTCCCCTGGTCGTCGACGAGGGCGTGGCCCGGGAGATCGGCACCCCGTTCGTGCGCTGGCCGGTGCGCCCCGACGCCTCGGAGATCTCCCCGGACGACCTCGCCGTGCTCGCCGCGGGGGCCGAGAACCTGCGCGGCGACCTCGGGGACGTCGACGGCGTCGGGGTCCGGGGCATCACCATCGACGGTGACCTCGCGCCGACCGCGGCCACCGCCGCCACCAACCTGGCCACCGCCCGCGCCCTCGGCGTGGTCCCGCTCTCGGTGCTCGTCCTGGTGACCGGGCTCGCCGTGGTCCAGCTGGCCCGGCTGCTGACCACGACCCGCGAGGGCCAGGTCCAGCTGCTGGTCGCCCGCGGCGCCGCACGTCGCCAGGTCCTGCTGACCGGCTTCCTGGAGTCCTCGGTCGTCGCCGTGCTCGGCGCCGCGCTGGGTGCGGTCGCCGCCTGGGGTTTGATGCAGCTGGTGCCCGGTGGCGACCTGGTCGGCCGTACCGTCCTCACCACCGCCCTCGTCACGCTGGTCGGCGTGCTCCTCGTGCTCGGCGCCGTCGCCGCCCTCCAGGCCGGACGGCTCTCCGGTGGCCAGGCCGTGGCCGACCGGTCCGGCCGCGCCCGGGCGGCAACGGCGCTGGCCACCCTCGTCCTGGTGCTCGCCGCGGCCGGCGTGTCCTGGTGGCAGCTGGACCGGGCCGGCTCCCCCCTCGTCCGCCGCGCGGACGGGACCCTGGGCACCGACCTGGTCGCCGGGGCAGCTCCCGCGCTGCTGCTCGCGGCGGCAGCCGTCGTCGCCGCCGCCCTGCTCGGCCCGCTCTCGCGTGCCGTCGAGCTGGCCACCCGACCCTCGCGCTCGGCGGGCGGTCACCTGGCCTCGGCCCAGGTCTCCCGCCACCTGACCGTGTATGCCGTGCCCGTCGTCCTCACCGTGCTCGCCGTCGGCGCCACCACGATGGCCGCCCTCTACGCCGGGACCTCGGCGCAGCTGCGCGACGACCTGGCCGATGTCACCGAGGGCGCGCCGCTGCGGGCGGACCTGGTCCGCCCCCCGGCGACCGTCGAGCCCGGCGTCGTGCCACCTCCGCCGGTGGACATCACGACCCTTCCGGAGATCGACCGGGCCACGCTGGTCTGGCTGGACGACAACGCCCGCGTCGGCGACCTCGTCCTGCCGCTCACCGCTGCGGACACCGGTGGCCTGGACGCCGTGGCCAACCGCATGGCCGGCGACCGCTCGCTGGTCCCGACAGGGCTGCACCAGCTGCGCTCCGAGGACGGCGACGAGCTGCTCGCTACGGGCGCGATCGAGGTCCCCGCCGGCGCCGAGACTCTCATGGTCGAGCTGGCGGTCGAGCGCGAACTGGACCCGTGGGGGTTCGCCTACCTGGAGAGCTTCGAGGAGAGCCAGGAGCAGTACCTCGAGGCGCTCGCCGAGGCGGGAATGACCGCCCCGCAGGAGCCGGACCCTCGGACCGCAGCGGTGCTGCAGCTGGACCAGACAGTCGCCGACCTGGCGGAGCCGACGGAGTTCGAGGTGCGGCTGCTGGTCCGGGACACCGCCACCGGCGTCGCCAACACCGTGCCGGGTGCGCCGGTCGTCGTCCCGGGCCTGGAGCTGACCTACGACGAGGACGACCCGACGGACGTCACCGTGGAGCCCGCCTCGGCGAGCGACACGGTCGAGTTCACCCTCCAGCCAGGCCGTGCGGTGACGGTCGAGGCGATCGAGGTCGCCAGAGCCGGAGCATCCGGCCCGGTCTTCATGAGCTACACCATCGACCAGTACATCGAGCACGAGATCCGGCTCCGCGTCCGGAGCGGCGGGCAGGACCTCCTGGCCACCACCGCGACCCCCTGGGGCTCCCAGCAGGCCATGACCCCGAACCAGGCCCTCGCGGACCTCGACCGACGCGCCGCTGCCCTGGAGGAGGGCCCTTACCACCGGCAGCAGATAGAGATCCACTCCGAGGACAACTGGTCGATGTACACCGAGTCCAACTACGTACCGATCGATCCCATCCTCGACACGGACGGCGCTAGCTGGACCATCCTGATGGGGCCGCCCAGCGGGGACCCGACGGCGGGCCCCACCCTGACCATCGCCCCTGGCGCGGAGTACGTCCGGCCGCCGCACCTGGGTGGCGCTGTGCCGCGGGACATGCCCACCACCGAGGACGACGAGGCCTCCGGCGGTCCGCGGATCCCGGTGGCCCTGACCCCTGCCGCGGCCGACGCTGCCGGTCTCGTGGTCGGGGATGTCTTCGAGCTCACCATGTCCGGCCAGCGCCGTCCGGCCGTGCTCACCGACGTGGTGCCCGCCGTCCCGGGCCGGACCCAGCCGCAGGCAGCCCTGGTCGACAGCACGGCTCTGGGCACCCTGCTGGCCACGACCCAGGCCAGCCTCCCGTGGCCGAGCCAGGTGTGGGCCACCCCAGCGGTCCCCGTCGAGGACGCCGTGGTCGCGCTCCGCGACCAGCCGGACCTGCGCGCGGTCACCGGGCCGGGCAGCGTCACCGTCACCGACGCCACCAGCGCGGCCCGCCTCGTCTTCTGGGTCGCTTCCGCCGGCGCGGTGCTGCTCGCCCTCACCGGCATCGCCGCGATGGCCGCCACCCTGGTGTCCGCCCGCCGGCCGGAGGTCGCCGTGCTGCGCGCGCTGGGTATGGAGCCCGGCGCCCAGGCGCGCTCCCGCGCCGCCGAGCTGGCCGGCGTGGTGCTGGCCGCGGTGCTCATGGGCCTGGCGGCCGGCTGGGCGGTCAGCGCCCTGGTCGTCCCCGAGCTGGCCTCCGCCACGACCCAGCCCGGGCGGGTGCAGCTGCCGGCCGTCCTGCGCCTCGAGGCCGGGCCGTGGGTGATCCTCCTCACCGCCGGTGCGGTGGTGCTCGGTCTGCTCACCCTCGTCCTCACCCGCCAGGTGCGCGGACAGGCCCTGGACGACGAGTACCGCGAGGAGGTGCGCTGA
- the paaK gene encoding phenylacetate--CoA ligase PaaK — MTLPEITPRPDLYDEAENWSVDELRTRQLERLQGAVLRASRIPHYQAQLEARGVHPDDIRSLDDIRLLPFTTKDDLRTNYPFGMLAVPREQCVRVHASSGTTGLPTVVGYTSGDIDTWAGLVARSLRAAGVRPGQMVHVAYGYGLFTGGLGAHYGVERLGCTAVPMSGGQTEKQIQLIRDLRPDAIMVTPSYFLTMVDHVRSLGLDPRETSLRLGVFGAEPWTEAMRAEIEQSCGMHATDIFGLSEMMGPGVAQECVETKDGLTLWEDHFYPEIIDPITEEPVPDGEEGELVLTSLTREAMPVLRYRTRDLTRLLPGTARPSMRRMAKITGRSDDLMIVRGVNVFPTQIEELVLQIDGLAPHFQCILTRPSRLDELTINVETAPGVPAERHEALARELSAQIKSRIGTSARVVVLAEGGIERSVGKARRIVDQRPLG, encoded by the coding sequence ATGACCCTTCCCGAGATCACCCCCCGGCCCGACCTGTACGACGAGGCGGAGAACTGGTCGGTCGACGAGCTGCGCACCCGGCAGCTGGAGCGTCTGCAGGGGGCGGTGCTCCGCGCCAGCCGGATCCCGCACTACCAGGCCCAGCTCGAGGCGCGCGGCGTGCACCCGGACGACATCCGGAGCCTGGACGACATACGCCTGCTGCCGTTCACCACCAAGGACGACCTGCGCACGAACTACCCGTTCGGGATGCTGGCCGTCCCCCGGGAGCAGTGCGTCCGGGTCCACGCCAGCTCGGGCACCACCGGCCTGCCCACCGTGGTCGGCTACACCAGCGGCGACATCGACACGTGGGCGGGCCTCGTGGCCCGCTCGCTGCGGGCGGCGGGCGTCCGCCCGGGCCAGATGGTGCACGTCGCCTACGGCTACGGGCTGTTCACCGGCGGGCTCGGGGCGCACTACGGCGTCGAGCGGCTGGGGTGCACTGCGGTGCCGATGAGCGGGGGTCAGACCGAGAAGCAGATCCAGCTCATCCGGGACCTGCGACCGGACGCCATCATGGTGACGCCCTCCTACTTCCTGACCATGGTCGACCACGTCCGGAGCCTGGGCCTGGACCCGCGCGAGACCTCCCTGCGGCTCGGCGTCTTCGGCGCCGAGCCCTGGACGGAGGCGATGCGGGCCGAGATCGAGCAGTCCTGCGGCATGCACGCCACGGACATCTTCGGGCTCTCCGAGATGATGGGGCCCGGGGTGGCCCAGGAGTGCGTCGAGACCAAGGACGGGCTGACGCTCTGGGAGGACCACTTCTACCCCGAGATCATCGACCCGATCACCGAGGAGCCGGTCCCCGACGGCGAGGAGGGCGAGCTGGTGCTGACCTCTCTGACCCGGGAGGCGATGCCCGTGCTGCGCTACCGCACCCGGGACCTGACGCGTCTGCTGCCCGGCACCGCGCGACCCTCGATGCGGCGGATGGCCAAGATCACCGGCCGGTCCGACGACCTGATGATCGTGCGCGGCGTCAACGTCTTCCCCACCCAGATCGAGGAGCTGGTGCTGCAGATCGACGGGCTCGCCCCACACTTCCAGTGCATCCTCACCCGACCGTCACGGCTCGACGAGCTCACGATCAACGTCGAGACGGCGCCCGGGGTGCCGGCGGAGCGCCACGAGGCTCTGGCCCGCGAGCTGTCGGCACAGATCAAGTCCCGCATCGGCACCTCGGCCCGGGTCGTGGTGCTCGCCGAGGGTGGGATCGAGCGCTCGGTGGGCAAGGCGCGCCGCATCGTCGACCAGCGGCCGCTGGGCTGA
- a CDS encoding alpha/beta fold hydrolase translates to MTTPTSPRGIELHTVQTTRLRTAFRAAGDLGAPVLVLLHGNVSSSAFFEHLMTDLIADFRIVAPDFRGYGDSERKAIDGTRGVADLSDDTAALLDALGIEGPVDVLGWSAGGNVALQLAIDHPGRVRRLVLEAPGSPFGFGGSTGLDGRPVADDFAGSGGGTVNPQFVQALLDGDRGEEAVSPRTTLRSFYVKPGFTFAEEDEEAYVDAMLKTSVGDDVYPGDRASSENWPGVAPGRTGMNNALSPKYLRQGAFADLDPAPPVLWIRGDADQIVSDTSMFDMAQLGKLGALPGYPGEEVCPTQPMVSQMRTVLEAAGNVTEVVYEDTGHSPHLEQRQRFVDDVRSLLRA, encoded by the coding sequence ATGACCACTCCGACCTCGCCGCGCGGCATCGAGCTGCACACCGTCCAGACGACCCGTCTGCGCACCGCCTTCCGGGCCGCCGGCGACCTCGGCGCACCGGTGCTGGTGCTCCTGCACGGCAACGTCTCCTCCTCCGCGTTCTTCGAGCACCTGATGACCGACCTCATCGCCGACTTCCGCATCGTCGCCCCCGACTTCCGGGGGTATGGCGACTCCGAGCGCAAGGCGATCGACGGCACCCGGGGCGTGGCGGACCTCTCCGACGACACGGCCGCGCTGCTGGACGCGCTCGGGATCGAGGGCCCCGTGGACGTGCTCGGCTGGTCGGCGGGCGGCAACGTGGCCCTGCAGCTGGCGATCGACCACCCGGGCCGGGTGCGCAGGCTCGTGCTGGAGGCGCCGGGCAGCCCGTTCGGTTTCGGCGGCAGCACCGGGCTGGACGGCCGCCCGGTCGCCGACGACTTCGCCGGCAGCGGCGGCGGCACGGTCAACCCCCAGTTCGTCCAGGCGTTGCTCGACGGTGACCGGGGCGAGGAGGCGGTGAGCCCACGGACCACGCTGAGGTCGTTCTACGTCAAGCCCGGCTTCACCTTCGCCGAGGAGGACGAGGAGGCCTACGTCGACGCCATGCTCAAGACCTCCGTCGGGGACGACGTCTATCCCGGTGACCGGGCCAGCTCGGAGAACTGGCCCGGGGTGGCGCCGGGCAGGACCGGCATGAACAACGCGCTGTCGCCCAAGTACCTGCGCCAGGGTGCCTTCGCCGACCTCGACCCGGCCCCGCCCGTGCTGTGGATCCGGGGCGACGCCGACCAGATCGTCTCCGACACCTCGATGTTCGACATGGCCCAGCTGGGCAAGCTCGGGGCCCTGCCGGGCTACCCCGGCGAGGAGGTCTGCCCCACCCAGCCGATGGTCTCGCAGATGCGCACCGTGCTCGAGGCGGCCGGGAACGTCACCGAGGTCGTGTACGAGGACACCGGCCACAGCCCGCACCTGGAGCAGCGGCAGCGCTTCGTCGACGACGTCCGCAGCCTCCTCCGGGCGTGA
- a CDS encoding NUDIX hydrolase, whose protein sequence is MTSPEAPDPALAAAAADGVPGVARLVGLDQLPTDEWAAVEIVAALVDRAFAAGNHRVEAEVPSAEPALQRVLRRVGLRPEGMARGRATGPDGIPVDVVRMARLRDDPEPGEPGAFLGMLNATLPRKRVIVQGVADDGAGRFLLCELTYKAHWDLPGGVAEPAESPVTSLRRELREELGLDLPVGELIAVDWLPPYKQWEDAVLLVFDLGSVPDLIERAVLQPTELRAVHWTRPEQAGDHVAPYVARLLDALADRSPGRCLFLEDGLPRCG, encoded by the coding sequence GTGACCAGCCCCGAGGCACCGGACCCCGCGCTCGCCGCGGCAGCCGCCGACGGCGTTCCTGGCGTGGCGCGGCTCGTCGGGCTCGACCAGCTGCCCACGGACGAGTGGGCCGCCGTCGAGATCGTGGCGGCGCTGGTCGACCGGGCCTTCGCTGCCGGGAACCACCGGGTCGAGGCCGAGGTCCCCTCCGCGGAGCCGGCGCTGCAACGGGTGCTGCGCCGGGTCGGGTTGCGCCCAGAGGGTATGGCGCGCGGGCGCGCGACGGGCCCGGACGGCATACCGGTGGACGTGGTCCGGATGGCGCGGCTGCGCGACGACCCCGAGCCGGGGGAGCCGGGCGCCTTCCTCGGGATGCTCAACGCCACCCTGCCCCGCAAGCGGGTGATCGTCCAGGGCGTCGCCGACGACGGGGCCGGGCGGTTCCTGCTCTGCGAGCTGACCTACAAGGCGCACTGGGACCTGCCCGGTGGGGTCGCCGAGCCCGCGGAGTCGCCGGTGACCAGCCTGCGGCGCGAGCTGCGCGAGGAGCTGGGCCTGGACCTGCCCGTCGGTGAGCTCATCGCGGTCGACTGGCTCCCGCCCTACAAGCAGTGGGAGGACGCGGTGCTGCTGGTCTTCGACCTGGGCAGCGTCCCCGACCTCATCGAGCGGGCCGTGCTGCAGCCCACCGAGCTGCGCGCCGTGCACTGGACCCGGCCCGAGCAGGCCGGCGACCACGTCGCCCCCTACGTGGCCCGGCTGCTCGACGCCCTGGCCGACCGGTCGCCCGGGCGTTGCCTGTTCCTGGAGGACGGGCTGCCGCGCTGCGGCTGA
- the paaN gene encoding phenylacetic acid degradation protein PaaN, producing MLDTATAQPTTHPLLEAHRATLEEAAQALRDRSYYSRYPESPSPRVYGENAPQDGQAAHETTINKDYTALKDQPGTGESVGDEKSPYGPTLGIRYPRLDVEAAMAAALAAMPAWRDAGAEVRAAVCVEIIDRINQRSHEMAHAVMHTSGQPFVMSFQAGGPHAQDRALEAVVAALEEQRRIPSSVTWEKPAKGEPIRMQKDYRIVPRGVALVICSNTFPTWNAYPAIFASLATANPVVVKPHPRAILPLALTVQIARDTLEDAGFDRALVQLAPEGDGGTLAKDLALHPAVKIIDYTGGPGFGTWLETEAGAQGKLVYTEKAGLNTVVVDSTDDLKGMLGNLAFSFSLYSGQMCTAPQNVYVPADGVDTDQGHLSAEEFTARLGEAISRFNADDARAVEILGATVNDDVRSRATDVPALAASLGGSVALDSRPVTHPSYPDAVIRTPALISVEVDNLRAYTQECFGPVAFVITTEGTAESLQRFAGTVRQHGGMTAAVYSTDEDTLEQAREAAADAGVALSENLTGQVFVNQTAAFSDLHGTGANPAANAAYSDAAFVANRFRVITSRRHV from the coding sequence ATGCTCGACACCGCAACGGCGCAGCCGACGACGCACCCCCTGCTGGAGGCCCACCGCGCGACCCTGGAGGAGGCGGCGCAGGCGCTGCGCGACCGCAGCTACTACAGCCGCTACCCGGAGTCGCCCAGCCCCCGGGTCTACGGGGAGAACGCCCCGCAGGACGGGCAGGCGGCGCACGAGACCACGATCAACAAGGACTACACCGCGCTGAAGGACCAGCCCGGCACCGGGGAGAGCGTCGGTGACGAGAAGTCGCCCTACGGCCCGACCCTGGGCATCCGCTACCCGCGGCTCGACGTGGAGGCGGCCATGGCGGCCGCGCTCGCCGCGATGCCTGCCTGGCGCGACGCCGGCGCCGAGGTGCGCGCCGCGGTCTGCGTCGAGATCATCGACCGGATCAACCAGCGCTCGCACGAGATGGCGCACGCCGTGATGCACACCAGCGGCCAGCCGTTCGTGATGTCCTTCCAGGCCGGTGGCCCGCACGCCCAGGACCGCGCGCTCGAGGCGGTCGTGGCCGCGCTGGAGGAGCAGCGCCGCATACCCTCCTCCGTCACCTGGGAGAAGCCGGCCAAGGGCGAGCCGATCCGGATGCAGAAGGACTACCGCATCGTGCCCCGCGGCGTCGCGCTGGTGATCTGCAGCAACACCTTCCCCACGTGGAACGCCTACCCGGCCATCTTCGCCAGCCTGGCCACCGCCAACCCGGTCGTCGTCAAGCCGCACCCGCGCGCGATCCTGCCGCTCGCGCTCACCGTGCAGATCGCCCGGGACACCCTGGAGGACGCCGGCTTCGACCGCGCCCTCGTCCAGCTGGCGCCCGAGGGCGACGGCGGCACCCTGGCCAAGGACCTGGCCCTGCACCCGGCGGTGAAGATCATCGACTACACGGGCGGCCCCGGCTTCGGCACCTGGCTGGAGACCGAGGCGGGCGCCCAGGGCAAGCTGGTCTACACCGAGAAGGCCGGCCTCAACACCGTCGTGGTCGACTCCACCGACGACCTCAAGGGGATGCTCGGCAACCTGGCCTTCTCCTTCTCCCTGTACTCCGGGCAGATGTGCACCGCCCCGCAGAACGTCTACGTGCCGGCGGACGGCGTGGACACCGACCAGGGCCACCTGTCCGCGGAGGAGTTCACCGCCAGGCTCGGCGAGGCGATCTCCCGGTTCAACGCCGACGACGCCCGGGCCGTGGAGATCCTGGGAGCCACCGTCAACGACGACGTCCGCAGCCGGGCCACCGACGTGCCGGCGCTGGCCGCGAGCCTCGGCGGCTCGGTGGCACTCGACTCGCGTCCGGTGACCCACCCGTCCTACCCCGACGCCGTCATCCGGACCCCCGCGCTCATCAGTGTCGAGGTCGACAACCTCCGGGCCTACACCCAGGAGTGCTTCGGCCCCGTCGCCTTCGTCATCACCACGGAGGGCACCGCGGAGTCCCTGCAGCGGTTCGCCGGCACGGTCCGCCAGCACGGCGGGATGACCGCGGCCGTCTACTCCACCGACGAGGACACCCTGGAGCAGGCCCGCGAGGCGGCCGCGGACGCCGGGGTCGCCCTGTCCGAGAACCTCACCGGGCAGGTCTTCGTCAACCAGACCGCGGCCTTCTCCGACCTGCACGGCACCGGCGCCAACCCGGCCGCCAACGCGGCTTACTCCGACGCGGCGTTCGTCGCCAACCGGTTCCGGGTCATCACCAGCCGCCGGCACGTGTGA
- a CDS encoding 3-hydroxyacyl-CoA dehydrogenase NAD-binding domain-containing protein: protein MATMTAESGPAHDPPATAGQDDLPASHPPSDHPRPHPLLSDAGDVAVAVIGAGAMGSGIAQVAAQAGHPVVLVDAQPGAADRAVERLGATLDRLVAKGRLDADQARDVLGRVRPHTAKDMSTVPPVALVVEAVVEHLDVKRAISRQLEGAQPATTVLATNTSSLSIDGIVEEAQTGHDAASHGGVSPALQRPGQVLGLHFFNPPPLMRLVEVISGSATDGQVLDAASELMRRWGKTPVRCTSTPGFIVNRVARPFYGEAQRMVEEGIADPATLDLALRGAGFRMGPFELTDLIGQDVNLAVGESVWRQTGEDPRYAPTDWQRALVREGRLGRKTGRGVFSYGEDGSATDAEPDEQLAQRLVGGPVHQDPVARTLAMLVNEGVDLVQRGEATAEDVDTAMRLGTNYPKGPFGWLEELGRETVRATLAELEARYPGGRYRPSEAL from the coding sequence ATGGCGACCATGACAGCGGAGTCCGGCCCGGCCCACGACCCCCCGGCGACTGCGGGGCAGGACGACCTGCCCGCCAGCCACCCGCCGAGCGACCATCCCCGACCGCACCCCCTGCTGAGCGACGCCGGTGACGTCGCCGTCGCCGTGATCGGCGCGGGGGCGATGGGCAGCGGCATCGCGCAGGTTGCGGCGCAGGCGGGACACCCGGTGGTCCTCGTCGACGCACAGCCGGGCGCTGCCGACCGCGCCGTCGAGCGGCTCGGCGCCACCCTGGACCGGCTGGTCGCGAAGGGTCGCCTGGACGCGGACCAGGCGAGGGACGTGCTGGGCCGGGTGCGACCGCATACCGCCAAGGACATGTCCACGGTGCCCCCCGTGGCGCTGGTCGTCGAGGCCGTCGTCGAGCACCTGGACGTCAAGCGGGCGATCTCCCGCCAGCTGGAGGGCGCGCAGCCGGCCACGACCGTGCTGGCCACCAACACCTCCAGCCTGTCCATCGACGGGATCGTGGAGGAGGCGCAGACCGGGCACGACGCCGCGTCCCACGGCGGGGTCTCTCCCGCGCTGCAGCGGCCGGGGCAGGTGCTCGGGCTGCACTTCTTCAACCCGCCGCCGCTGATGCGCCTGGTGGAGGTCATCTCCGGCTCGGCCACGGACGGGCAGGTCCTGGACGCTGCCAGTGAGCTGATGCGGCGCTGGGGCAAGACCCCGGTGCGGTGCACGTCGACGCCCGGGTTCATCGTCAACCGGGTCGCCCGCCCCTTCTACGGCGAGGCCCAGCGCATGGTCGAGGAGGGCATCGCCGACCCCGCGACGCTCGACCTTGCCCTGCGCGGGGCCGGTTTCCGGATGGGCCCGTTCGAACTGACCGACCTGATCGGGCAGGACGTCAACCTGGCGGTCGGGGAGTCGGTATGGCGTCAGACCGGTGAGGACCCCCGCTACGCCCCCACCGACTGGCAGCGCGCCCTGGTGCGCGAGGGTCGCCTGGGCCGCAAGACCGGACGGGGGGTCTTCTCCTACGGCGAGGACGGCTCTGCCACCGACGCCGAGCCGGACGAGCAGCTCGCGCAACGCCTCGTCGGCGGTCCGGTCCACCAGGACCCGGTGGCCCGGACGCTGGCCATGCTGGTCAACGAGGGCGTGGATCTCGTCCAACGCGGCGAGGCCACCGCGGAGGACGTCGACACCGCGATGCGGCTCGGCACCAACTACCCCAAGGGACCGTTCGGGTGGCTCGAGGAGCTCGGGCGGGAGACGGTCCGGGCGACGCTGGCGGAGCTGGAGGCCCGCTACCCCGGGGGCCGCTACCGGCCGAGCGAGGCGCTGTGA
- the paaI gene encoding hydroxyphenylacetyl-CoA thioesterase PaaI: MSGQGPVGEPEQAGLGRPDLPHVNAMWAADEASRALGIEVLQLEVDTAGATPVGRARTRMRVTAAMVNGHEIAHGGYIFTLADSTFALACNATGRLTVAAGADITYVAAGRLGDVLVATAVERVRYGRSGITDVTVTRASDGAVLAEFRGRSRSLPTPTEVTR; encoded by the coding sequence GTGAGCGGCCAAGGCCCGGTCGGCGAGCCGGAGCAAGCGGGCCTGGGCCGGCCGGATCTCCCGCACGTCAACGCCATGTGGGCCGCCGACGAGGCATCCCGAGCCCTCGGTATCGAGGTGCTGCAGCTCGAGGTGGACACCGCGGGCGCCACGCCGGTCGGTCGGGCCCGCACCCGCATGCGGGTGACCGCCGCGATGGTCAACGGGCACGAGATCGCGCACGGCGGGTACATCTTCACCCTCGCCGACTCCACCTTCGCCCTGGCCTGCAACGCGACCGGGCGGCTCACCGTCGCAGCTGGCGCCGACATCACCTACGTCGCCGCGGGGCGGCTCGGTGACGTCCTGGTGGCGACCGCCGTGGAGCGGGTGCGGTACGGGCGGAGCGGGATCACCGACGTCACCGTCACCCGCGCGTCCGACGGAGCGGTGCTCGCCGAGTTCCGGGGGCGCAGCCGCTCCCTCCCGACGCCCACGGAGGTGACGCGATGA